A window of the Electrophorus electricus isolate fEleEle1 chromosome 11, fEleEle1.pri, whole genome shotgun sequence genome harbors these coding sequences:
- the LOC118242233 gene encoding uncharacterized protein LOC118242233, with translation MVEVSGPDGVIMVHRHWTADDIMKAADGRGNPGDTTFVQSCRPTQAELRRLLMIRLGPQCNRIDRDWVDGDEWNATPQGQLDSNGPYREMIRGLIERVKAAYPTTINTDMIAACKQRDDEPVADFLVRLTRVHTDHCGIDAPAQRAAGPGEVGAWEAHLRNSFLMNMRKDISDLIRKNCIGYSRAPLSTIEEHAKHHETTLGKKDARRERQRADITHQAMLTMLQKVGDRGRGRGCGRGRGRGRGRGRGRGKEFGGRECYNCGKFRHFARDCPEEEGEDSDSTAVEVKKDTGGGEAGQRRATEGRRQKGRELLFPKSGNPIGNMNSGNP, from the coding sequence ATGGTGGAGGTGTCTGGACCAGATGGAGTAATTATGGTCCATCGCCACTGGACTGCAgacgacatcatgaaagcggccGACGGAAGGGGCAACCCAGGCGATACGACATttgtgcagtcctgcagaccaactcAGGCTGAATTGAGACGATTGCTGATGATTCGACTCGGACCGCAGTGTAACCGCATTGACAGAGACTGGGTGGATGGAGATGAGTGGAATGCAACGCCCCAAGGCCAGCTTGACTCAAATGGcccatacagagagatgataagagGACTCATCGAAAGGGTGAAAGCAGCATACCCGACAACTATTAACACCGATATGATagcagcatgcaaacaaagggATGACGAGCCCGTGGCTGATTTCCTCGTCCGTTTGACACGCGTCCATACTGATCATTGTGGAATTGATGCACCAGCACAACGTGCAGCGGGCCCCGGAGAAGTGGGGGCGTGGGAAGCTCATCTGAGAAATAGCTTCCTTATGAATATGAGAAAGGACATTAGCGACCTCATCAGAAAAAACTGCATCGGTTATAGTCGAGCCCCTTTGTCAACTATTGAAGAACACGCCAAGCATCATGAAACTACTCTGGGTAAGAAGGATGCTAGACGGGAGCGCCAGCGTGCCGACATCACCCACCAGGCGATGCTGACCATGCTCCAAAAAgtaggagacagaggaagaggtcgTGGATGTGGCAGAGGACGCGGACGCGgacgagggagaggaagaggtcgaGGAAAAGAGTTTGGAGGAAGGGAATGCTACAATTGTGGAAAATTCAGACACTTTGCAAGAGATTGTCctgaagaagaaggggaagataGTGACAGCACGGCTGTGGAAGTTAAAAAAGACACGGGcggaggagaggcaggacagcgaCGGGCCACTGAAGGAAGACGGCAAAAGggaa